In the genome of Telluria mixta, the window CGACACGCAAGGCCCGGCCACCGTGGCCATCGCCCTCGACGGCGCGACGCTCGCGAACGGTACGAGCATCCACGCCACGTTCACGTTCGCGCAGGCCGTGCCGGCGCTGCCGCTGGCCGCGATCAGCGCGCCGCATGCGACCGTGTCCAACCTCGCCAGCAGCGACGGCGGCAAGACGTGGACGGCCCTGCTGTCGGCGGACGGCACCGGCACCTGGACCGGCAATACCGTCGGCGTGGACCTGACGAAGGTCGCGGACGGGGCGGGCAACGCGGGCAGCGGCAGCGCCGTCTCGGCCAGCTACACGGTCGACACCGTGGCGCCGGCCGTGGCCAATATCGCGCTCGACAACACGAACCTGGACGCCACCCACGGCGCCACGCTGACCATCCGCTTCAGCGAGGCGGTGGCCGACCTGGGCACGGGCGCCATCACCGCCCCGCACGCGGCCGTCAGCGGCCTGCACACGGCTGACGGCGGCGTGACGTGGACCGGCACGCTGGCCAGCAACGACACGACGCCCAGCAGCGGCAACGTGCTGTCCGTCGACCTGACCAAACTGCACGACCTGGCCGGCAACGCGGGCAGCGGCAGCGCCCAGTCGGACGGCTATTCGGTCGCGGGCATCGCCAACACGCTCGCCATCACCCTCGACGGGACGAGCCTCGACGCGACCCACACGATCCAGGCCACGTTCACGTTCACGCAGGCCGTGCGCGACCTGCCCCTGTCGGCGATCTCGGCGCCGCATGCGAGCGTCTCGAACGTGGCGAGCAGCGACGGCGGCAAGACCTGGACCGCGACGCTGTCGGCCAGCGGCAGCGGCGACTGGACCGGCAACGTCGTCGGCGTGGACCTCGCCAAGGTGCAGGACCTGAACGGCTACGCCGGCAGCGGCAACGCGTGGAGCAGCGCGTACGCGGTCGACACGGCCGGCCCCATGGGCGCGGCGATCGCGCTGGGCGGTGCCACGCTGAACGCGGGCGGCACGATGGACGTGACCTTCACGTTCGCCGAGAGCGTGAGCGCACTGCCGGCGGACGCGATCGGCGCACCCGGCGCCACCGTGAGCGGCGTGCACACGACCGACGGCGGCAAGACGTGGATGGCCACGCTGACGGCCCAATCCGGCGTGGACACGGCCGGCCTGCACGTCGCGCTCGACCTGGCGCAGGTCGTCGACGGCCACGGCAACCGCGGCAGCGGCACCGCGACCAGCGCGGCCGCGTACGCGATCGACAGCAAGCCGCCCGTCGTGGCGGACATCCTGTTCGACGACACGACGATCGGCCCCACGCACGACATCGGCTTCACGATCACGTTCTCGGAAAGCGTGAGCGGCCTGACGGCGGCCGCGCTCCAGGCCCCGCACGCGAAGGTGAGCGGCCTGGCGACGACGGACGGCGGCAAGACGTGGACCGGCACCTTGAGCGCCGAGACCGGCACCAGCAGCAGCACGGGCAACCAGCTGCGCGTCGACCTGACCCAGGTGCACGACGCGGCCGGCAACGCGGGCAGCGGCAGCGCGACGTCGCTGTCGCACTACGACGTGGACACGACCCCGCTGACGGCCTCCGTCGCCCTGGACGGCGGCACGCTCGTCAGCGGCGCCGACGTCGGCCTCACGGTCACGTTCTCGGCACCGGTGATGGCGCTCGACGCCACCGTCTTCACCACGCCGCACGCTACGCTCACGAACCTGCACCACTCGTCCGATTACCGGACCTGGTACGCGACGCTGGGCGCGGCCGACACGGGCATCGTCGTCGACACCAATGCCGTCAGCCTGGACCTGACGCGCGTCCACGACACCCTCGGCAACGCGGGCGGCGGCACGACCGTCTCCGGCAACTACACGTACGACACGACGGTGGGGGCGTATGTATCCGGCATCTACGTCAGCGACGAGGGCCCCTATGCCGACGACGGCATCACGAACAGCGGCGGCGAATACGCCTCGGGCTATTTCATCGGCTCGATGGTCGGCAGCCAGCACCTGAAGGTGACGATCGACGGGGTGGAGGTTGACCCCTACGGCCTGCACGTGTACTCGGCGGAAGGCGGCATGACGTACTGGTATTACGCGAGCGAGGCGTACCTGGACGCCGGCGCGCACACGTACACGGCGAGCATCGTCGACGACGCCGGCCACGCCAGCGTCACGGTGTCGAAGCACATCACGATCGACACGACGTACCCGCACGTGACCAGTTCGCCCGACGGCAGCACGGCGTTCGACATCGCGGGCAACCTGGTCCTCACGTTCGACGAGGCCGTGTACTGGACGCACGGCGAGAGCAGCTACGACGGCCTGCAACTGTACGACCACGACGGCGCCAGCAGCTACATCAGCCTGACGGAAGCGAACTTCTCGGCCGACCACAAGACGCTCACGCTGACCGCCGACGAGCTGCACCTCGGTTCGGGCAACGACTACACCCTCTACCTGCCCTACGCGCTGACCGACCTGGCCGGCAACCAGGTGGCGGAGCACAGCATCGTCTTCCACACGTCCGGCACCTACGTGGACGTGACGGCGCCGAAGGCGACGGGCCTGCGCGCGGACACGAGCGGCGGCGACTACGGCGTCGGCGAGACCATCGCGATCCGCGTGACGTTCAGCGAACCGGTCAACGTGACCGGGACCGGCACGCCTGTCCTGCAGCTCAACAACGGCGCCACCGCCACGTTCCAGGGTCTCGACACGGACCACCGCTCGGCCATGTTCAACTACACGGTGGCGGCGGGCGACAGCGACGTGTCCGGCCTGGATATCGGCAGCAAGGCCGACCTGGCCGGCCATTTCGCGGACGGCGCCGGCAATCTGCTCGACCTGGCGCATATCACCTTCGGCTACCTGGCGGACGCCGACGGCTACGGCGGCACCATCCAGATCGACACGCACGCACCAGGCGCCCCGCCCGCGCCGCACTTGGCCGCCGCGTCCGACACGGGCACCATCGGCGACAACGTCACGAGCGTCGTGGCGCCCACCATCACGGGCAGCGGCGCCGATGGCTACGCCCAGATCGAACTGTATGTGGGCGACCGCCTCGTGGGCAGCGGCTGGGCCGACGGCGGCGGCGACTGGAGCATCGGCGACGTCCTGCTGGGCACCAACGGCACCTACGCGGTCAAGGCCGTCCAGTACGACGACGCGAACAATGCCAGCGCGCCGTCGCAGCCGCTGACGATCACCGTCGCCGGCTC includes:
- a CDS encoding Ig-like domain-containing protein translates to MPTQTTAPSPSVPPVLLSATPTGTAGDMSIALDFNTAMAAATGTIIITDGAVQTVIDRATGEPTLRVVGATDTHTVSASSLVIEGSHVKLDVTGLLPGHTYSVVMGADALQSSGHVAFGGVRSTSQLTFTTPAAPDTQGPALVSVDTDGGVLKAGGSIVVTLKFSEAVANLPADALAAPHAGITNLTTGDGGITWHATLTAPKDATTAAGNVLSLDMSKVLDLAGNHGTGTSKLATYAVDTQAPTATVTLDHALLGGGQDAVATIKFSEAVKGLGVDALSAGHATVSNLHTTDGGTTWVATLSGTAATSAGGNVLAVDLGQVKDLAGNAGSGSAVSAAYTVDTQGPNAVAIALDGATLGGGKSVHATFTFAESVQNLAPDAISAPHATVSNLATSDGGKTWTATLSADGTGTWTGNAVTVDLAKVTDLAGNAGSGTVAGAAYAVDTQGPTATLALDGSDVHTGGTLGLTLHFSEAVTDLTMAALQAPNAALANLQHSADYLTWTATLTPQGDVTDATNAVTLNLAKVHDAAGNAGSGSAVSGNYAIDTHGPDTVAIALDGATLGGGANIRATFTFDEAVQDLPLAAINAPHAHVEGLASSDGGKTWTATLSADGSGTWTGNAVGVDLTLVKDLAGNAGSGSFGSAAYVVDTQGPTATLALDSTALHGGSSATVTIHFSEAVTDLTAGALQAPNATLSNLQHSSDGLTWTATLTPQGGIEDAANAVTLDLTKVHDALGNAGSGSAASANYTVDTQGPATVAIALDGATLANGTSIHATFTFAQAVPALPLAAISAPHATVSNLASSDGGKTWTALLSADGTGTWTGNTVGVDLTKVADGAGNAGSGSAVSASYTVDTVAPAVANIALDNTNLDATHGATLTIRFSEAVADLGTGAITAPHAAVSGLHTADGGVTWTGTLASNDTTPSSGNVLSVDLTKLHDLAGNAGSGSAQSDGYSVAGIANTLAITLDGTSLDATHTIQATFTFTQAVRDLPLSAISAPHASVSNVASSDGGKTWTATLSASGSGDWTGNVVGVDLAKVQDLNGYAGSGNAWSSAYAVDTAGPMGAAIALGGATLNAGGTMDVTFTFAESVSALPADAIGAPGATVSGVHTTDGGKTWMATLTAQSGVDTAGLHVALDLAQVVDGHGNRGSGTATSAAAYAIDSKPPVVADILFDDTTIGPTHDIGFTITFSESVSGLTAAALQAPHAKVSGLATTDGGKTWTGTLSAETGTSSSTGNQLRVDLTQVHDAAGNAGSGSATSLSHYDVDTTPLTASVALDGGTLVSGADVGLTVTFSAPVMALDATVFTTPHATLTNLHHSSDYRTWYATLGAADTGIVVDTNAVSLDLTRVHDTLGNAGGGTTVSGNYTYDTTVGAYVSGIYVSDEGPYADDGITNSGGEYASGYFIGSMVGSQHLKVTIDGVEVDPYGLHVYSAEGGMTYWYYASEAYLDAGAHTYTASIVDDAGHASVTVSKHITIDTTYPHVTSSPDGSTAFDIAGNLVLTFDEAVYWTHGESSYDGLQLYDHDGASSYISLTEANFSADHKTLTLTADELHLGSGNDYTLYLPYALTDLAGNQVAEHSIVFHTSGTYVDVTAPKATGLRADTSGGDYGVGETIAIRVTFSEPVNVTGTGTPVLQLNNGATATFQGLDTDHRSAMFNYTVAAGDSDVSGLDIGSKADLAGHFADGAGNLLDLAHITFGYLADADGYGGTIQIDTHAPGAPPAPHLAAASDTGTIGDNVTSVVAPTITGSGADGYAQIELYVGDRLVGSGWADGGGDWSIGDVLLGTNGTYAVKAVQYDDANNASAPSQPLTITVAGSTAAGATFVPGYDDGLSSSDTITSAAKPGLTGTVAAGTQVTVWDGSTILGSTTAGSDGTWHFAPLWNLANGEHTITLELQDAGGNVTPRDLSVPFTFTVDFLEPDAPGQPVLAAGSDTGVSSSDGITNDTTPTLTGLAAESGGRILVYDGAALVGGADVGNNRSWTVTLGGGTPLTDGVHTFTVVQEDAAGNQSAASAPLSITVDTTAPTVGSTQSTTKAGANWHSLTFSEQIVFAQNGTIDVLDSSNVGRSHHAWDVLTNWDIATDARTLELNLGTLNGAYHLTVNGNAIEDVAGNVAIIGSSTFNVGQTA